The Methanobacterium alcaliphilum genome segment AGATACGGGGACTCATGTCGGGTTATTAGAGGCCAGTAATTTTATTGAAGCAATTCAAAAAAGACAAGGATTTTATATTGCTTGTTTGGAAGAAATTGCTTATAATAATGGCTGGATTGATGATGAAGCTGTGCTAAAAACAGCTAAACACTTGGAAAAAACAGATTATGGAAAATATCTCATGGAGTTACTTTATTCAGAGGAATAAATTGACCACAAAACTATGAAATTAAAAAAGTTATTAAGACGTGGTTAAAGGCGGATAAACACTATTAAAATTGAATATCAATAATAGGGATTTTAATGATAAAAAAGCAAGTTAAAAAGCATATAAAAAGGAGTGGGACTTACAGAGTTTTAGAAATAGATAAAAATAAGCTTGAATCCCAATACTCTAAAATTAAAATATTATGCGACAATATTAACGCCGAAAACAAGTCCTTGTTAAATCAATTGAAAAATAAAGAAGAACAAGAAAAAAAACTTATAAAATCATTGAAAAATAAAGAAGAACAAAAACGAAATCTTAATTTGTTAATTCGAAATTTAAAAGCTGAAAACAAAGACCTAAAATCTTCTTTAAAAGATAATTTAATAAATAAACAAAAAATACAAAATTATTCCAATTTAACAGTTATTATACCCTACCGTAAGACGACGGATAAACAAAGAGAAGAAAACGTAGAAATAACTTTGAATTATCTAAGCAAACTGGGAATAAAAAATCTTGTGATATCAGAACATTCTGATTTTTCTGCAGAAAATGATTTGAATGCATATGAAAATTTATTTGATTCATTTAGAGTTATTTTTAGTAATTCAAATGGAGAAAGTTTTAATAGATCCCTAGCAGCAAATAAAGGAGCATTATATTCAAAAACACCATACATTTGTATACATGACATGGATTGTTTAGCTGAGAAGATTAATCTAGAAAAATCACTCAATTTATTGGATGAAGGTTTTGAGATCGTATTTCCATTCAATAGGCGTATTAAAGACATAGAAAATAAATCAGAATTTACAAAATCATATGACTTTAATGCAGTTGATTCCATAGAACAAAAACGGGATTTGAATGATGGATGTATTGTTTTTTGGAATAAACAATCATTTATTGAAGTTGGCATGTTAAATGAATATTTCAAGGGTTGGGGCGGGGAAGATAACGAAATCATGATACGGGCAGATTTACTAAATATTAAACAAATACGAATAGATGAAATAGTATATCACCTCTACCATGATCAACCACGAATAAGATCAAAAAATAACTCAGAACTACTTCGAAAAATGTTACAAATGGACAAAGAAGAAGTTCTTAATGAAATAAGAAAATGGCCATGGGCCATAGAAGCTAAAAAATTGAGTATGGAGAATAAAACATGAGTAAATTCAAATTCACAGAAACATCTATTGAAGGAGTTCATATTATAGAACCTACTGTGTTTGGTGATGAGCGAGGTTATTTTATGGAAACATATCATGAGGGCGAATTTAAAGAAGCCGGGCTTGATATGAAATTTGTCCAAGATAATCAATCTAAATCTAAAAAAGGAGTTCTAAGGGGACTTCACTTCCAATATACTAAACCTCAGGGAAAACTTGTTAGGGCTATAAAAGGGGAAGTTTTTGATGTGGCTGTTGATTTGAGGAAGGATTCAGCTACTTACGGAAAATGGGAAGGAATAATCCTTTCTGAAGAAAATAAAAAACAATTTTATGTTCCAGAAGGGTTTGGGCACGGATTTTTAGTATTGTCTGATGAAGCAGAATTTACTTATAAATGCACCAGCTTTTATGAAGCTGCAGATGAAGGCGGAATCCTCTGGGATGATCCCGAGATAGGAATTGAATGGCCACTTGAAGATATCGGAGAAGTTATTTTATCTGATAAAGATAAAATGTGGAAAACCTTAAAAGAAACGGATGTTGATTTTTAACACATAATTTTATTTTAAAATTAATTATTTGAGGCGAAAAGATGACAAAAATACTTATTACTGGTGGAGCCGGGTTCATTGGCAGTAACTTTGTTAGATATATGCTGGACAAATATCCAGATTATGAAATCATAAATTTAGATGATCTAACCTACTGTGGAAACTTAGAAAATCTAAGTGGGATCGAAGAAAACCCCAATTACATTTTTATCAAAGGCAATATAAACGATAAAAAATTAATTCATGAAATTGTTTCAGATGTGGATTATATTATAAATTTTGCAGCTGAATCCCATGTAGATCGAAGTATAAAAGATCCTGAAATATTCATCAAATCCAATATATTAGGTACGCAGGTTCTTCTAGATGCAGCCAAAGAATTTGGAATAAATAAGTTTTTACAGATATCTACAGATGAAGTCTATGGTTCTTTAGGAAAAGATGGTTATTTCAGAGAAGACACCCCTCTTGCAGCAAACAGCCCATATTCTGCCAGTAAAGCAGGAGCAGATTTAATGGTTAGAGCTTATCACAAGACCTTTAAGTTACCCATTAACATCACCAGATGCTCAAATAATTATGGTCCTTACCAATTCCCTGAGAAATTAATTCCATTGATGATTTCTAATGCCCTTGAAGATAAGGAATTACCGGTTTACGGGGATGGTTTGAATGTAAGGGACTGGTTACATGTATATGACCACTGCACCGCCATAGATCTTGTTCTTCATAAAGGGAAATCTGGAGAAGTGTATAATATCGGTGGAAATAATGAGAAACCCAATATAGAAATTATTAAATTAATTCTTGAAAACCTAGAAAAATCTGAAACTCTCATTAAATATGTTGAAGACCGATTAGGTCATGACAGGAGATATGCTATTGATTCCAGTAAAATACAGAAAGAATTAGGATGGGAACCTAAATATACCTTTGAAACAGGTATTGCTGAAACTATCCAATGGTATTTAGATAACCCCGATTGGATGGAAAAAGTAAAAAGTGGAGAATATCAAGGTTATTACGAGAAGATGTATGGGTAAAAATTCTTTATTTTTCCCATTATTTTTATTAACTTTTAAGAAAAATAATTAAATTCCATTATTCCGCTAAAGAATATTCATTATAAAACTTTTCTTTAACAAAACAAAAATTATAAACAGATTCTGTGATATACTCTTTCCGAATCTTCTTAAATCCTTGTAATTTACTTTCAAGATCTTGTGTTTCTAAATGAATTTCTCCCATAATAACATCTATTTTATCTAATAAATCATGGGATATTAAATCATCTATAATTTTATGTTCAGCACCCTCTGTGTCAATTTTTAAGACAATATTAGAAGTAATATTTTCATTTTTTATTATAGTAGATATTACATCACTTGCCATCTTTACCTTTGATTTTTTTATCTTCATTTGTTTTTGTTCTCTTACCCATTCTGATTGTGTTTTTGCAAATTCTAAATTAGCTGTAGTTATTCCATCATAGCCGGGAATATAGTATAGCTCTAAATCTTTCTCTTCATCATAAAGACCAAAATTATATGCATTAATTTTGTTAGATAAAGTTTTATTAAGCTTAAAATTTTCTAAAGCAATTTCATATGTATTATCATCTATTTCAAATCCAAAAACGGCTTTACATGAATCTAAACTTGCGAATTTTAGAGAAG includes the following:
- a CDS encoding galactosyltransferase-related protein → MIKKQVKKHIKRSGTYRVLEIDKNKLESQYSKIKILCDNINAENKSLLNQLKNKEEQEKKLIKSLKNKEEQKRNLNLLIRNLKAENKDLKSSLKDNLINKQKIQNYSNLTVIIPYRKTTDKQREENVEITLNYLSKLGIKNLVISEHSDFSAENDLNAYENLFDSFRVIFSNSNGESFNRSLAANKGALYSKTPYICIHDMDCLAEKINLEKSLNLLDEGFEIVFPFNRRIKDIENKSEFTKSYDFNAVDSIEQKRDLNDGCIVFWNKQSFIEVGMLNEYFKGWGGEDNEIMIRADLLNIKQIRIDEIVYHLYHDQPRIRSKNNSELLRKMLQMDKEEVLNEIRKWPWAIEAKKLSMENKT
- the rfbC gene encoding dTDP-4-dehydrorhamnose 3,5-epimerase, giving the protein MSKFKFTETSIEGVHIIEPTVFGDERGYFMETYHEGEFKEAGLDMKFVQDNQSKSKKGVLRGLHFQYTKPQGKLVRAIKGEVFDVAVDLRKDSATYGKWEGIILSEENKKQFYVPEGFGHGFLVLSDEAEFTYKCTSFYEAADEGGILWDDPEIGIEWPLEDIGEVILSDKDKMWKTLKETDVDF
- the rfbB gene encoding dTDP-glucose 4,6-dehydratase yields the protein MTKILITGGAGFIGSNFVRYMLDKYPDYEIINLDDLTYCGNLENLSGIEENPNYIFIKGNINDKKLIHEIVSDVDYIINFAAESHVDRSIKDPEIFIKSNILGTQVLLDAAKEFGINKFLQISTDEVYGSLGKDGYFREDTPLAANSPYSASKAGADLMVRAYHKTFKLPINITRCSNNYGPYQFPEKLIPLMISNALEDKELPVYGDGLNVRDWLHVYDHCTAIDLVLHKGKSGEVYNIGGNNEKPNIEIIKLILENLEKSETLIKYVEDRLGHDRRYAIDSSKIQKELGWEPKYTFETGIAETIQWYLDNPDWMEKVKSGEYQGYYEKMYG
- a CDS encoding FkbM family methyltransferase encodes the protein MTIKNPIKLIKKANKSFNIYLKNYKKINKFIKDYYKNSEEIKDFIELYKTDQVKLNNRYKKLDNDHDNFDRFIGDWSSRRLDIDNAIHILNENYKKTKEYFFNGDELLFKEMLVNTDHFFQMCYYNNIELLAASFAEKKIYLKTEDGIILSTNNRSWTIEEIFARNGYSIPQLYAFKEFVVFDIGMNRGYASLKFASLDSCKAVFGFEIDDNTYEIALENFKLNKTLSNKINAYNFGLYDEEKDLELYYIPGYDGITTANLEFAKTQSEWVREQKQMKIKKSKVKMASDVISTIIKNENITSNIVLKIDTEGAEHKIIDDLISHDLLDKIDVIMGEIHLETQDLESKLQGFKKIRKEYITESVYNFCFVKEKFYNEYSLAE